In the genome of Zootoca vivipara chromosome 6, rZooViv1.1, whole genome shotgun sequence, the window CAGTgtaacatacaaaataaaaaagaatatgaGAAACTAATCAAACTAATAATATTATATACTAAATCATGATACACatagaaaatgaaacaaaactgaaacatagtgcaaaatcttaaaataaaaaatgctttggGGTGGGTTGAAGTAACAAAAATAATGAAACCTTAATTCAGAAAATTCATATAACTATAGCACCACCTAGAGGTATAAGagatgttattttttcccataGGTGAGCCTAGTTCACTAAAGAAGCATGTTATGCCAACCATGCAATATGAAGAGCTAATGTCAGAATATTACTCTGTTCAACTGCACACATAAAATCTATAAAGTTAACCCAGATTGCAGTGATTTTAAATTTGTCCTCATGCAAATCTTGAATTATTTGTCAATTTTTGTAATAGTGCAATCTGCCATACCTCTTTAAACCAATTTGTAACCTCACCTCTGATGTAATGATGCAATAAAACATCTATGACATTAACATGTCATCTCACACATATTCCATTACTGTTCAAGCAAAACTGTGAACAAAAATGATTTCCTCCCTCCCATTGTTGAATAAAATTTGGTAAACTAACTACAAACCTTAGTTAATGAATGCCAGTTAACCACAGTTAGTAAACCATAATTAAGCCATTGGGTTTGGACAATTATTTTTAACTATGGTTAActaaactgtgttttataaaccatggcttagggtGTTGTGCAAACCAGGTATTTTGGGGCAGTGTCAGATTTGGTCTGCTGAGCGTTTCTTGGTTGTTACTTCTTCAATAAATGGCTTTTCcttctacctaggcagttactCATCTCGCCACATGGGGGAGATCCCCAGCATTGACAACTTGGAAGAAAGCTTGCGGAAGCTTCAGCTCCAAGTGGATAGCTTGGCTTCCAGTCTCCGCTCACACCCAAATCACGAACGCACTGTTGACCTGCACCCTGCAGCTGACTCAGGTCCTTTCAGTTCCAGGTGGCCAGTAGCTCCTGCTGGGAGCTATATGGAATCAGGCGTTGGAGGCCCAGCCAAGACCCCGGTGGAGACGGAGTGGTTCCTGAAGCCAAAACACTTGCTCAAATCCTTAGGAGAGTATTCAGCCCTGACGAGCCTGGGCCTTCCAACCTTTGCCACGTCCCCAGTGAACCGGTTGGCAGGGCTGCTGGGGAGCGAGATTGCAAGTCAAAACTCTTTGCACCCCTCGGCGGATTTCTCTTTCCCTCTGAAACCCGGAGCCCCTCATGTGATCGGCGTCAAGTCTTTGTTGCCTCCTAAGACCCCAGTCAGAGCATCCTTGCTGAAAAGGACCTCTTCCTCCCTCGACAGAGGCCGTTCGCTCAGTTCCTCCGGGACCAACCGTGAGGGTTCGCTCTCACCTGCCAACAAACGCAGCCGCTGGCTCCGATCTCGGTCTCAGTCTCCAAAGCCCGCCTGGAGACCCAGCTCGGCCAAGGCAAATGCCTGTGCGCAGCCCCCGCCTCAGCTTGGCAAGTCCGGGGGAAGTGGTAGCAAAAGCAGGTCAAGTAGGCATTCACGGTCAAGGATATACAGGCCAGGGACATTAGCCGCTGGATCCTGGATTCCCAGCAAGGCAATCGAGAGGGGAGTTCGGAGCAATCCTTGGACGCCTTACAGCTTGCCGTCTGCTGCTATTTCCTCACCCATAGCCCAGGAGCTCAATGAACAGTAAGTGGAAATCTTTGCCATGACGCCCAGTTGCCTTCGCCCCTCAACAATTCTCCATTCTGCTCTTGTgatagtctagatcaggcatccccaaactgtggccctccagttgttttggcctacaactccccatgatccctagctaacaggaccagtggttggggaagatgggagttgtagtccaaaacatttggagggccgaagtttggggatgcctggtctagattatGATGCCCTAAAGGAAGGATGAGGAAACATATGGccatccagatattgctggactacaattcccatcatcccttactgtTTTCCATCCTGGCTGATGGTAGCAGCAGTCAGCATCTGCAGTCAACATCTTAGGACCTCAATACCCTTAAGCACTGCCTCTCTGCATACAAACCGACCCGGTCTCTGCGTTTGTCATCCAAGGCCCATCtctatgcatacctgccaagtcctggacggaaaaatccgggatcggcagctgcgcgacaccggaagttgcatagacgcaacttccggtggcgctttgcccttctatgggtgccagaaaatggcggcgccggcaccagaagtcgcttctacgcatgactggaaatGCATAAAAGCGACTTGAggcggcggcgccattttctggtgcccatagaagggtaaagtagcaccagaaaaatggctgccggcaggaaaAAAGGGAGTTTCctggcgaaaacgggatacttggcagctatgtctctatgtccccccctccctgagaggttcagagggtgaaCTATCTAGCTGTATAactagggctggggaacctttttcagttcgagggccgcattcccttctgggcaagcctctgggggccacatggcagttctaggtggggccagaggcaaaagtggatggagcaatgtATGCCAGGCTGATttctacacacccacccacccacgtgATTTAGGAGTCCCGCCTTCTGCTTGTTTGCTTCGGCCCAATAAGCTTTCCTGAAGATGGGGACCCACAGAGATAGTAaaggtatagagcaggcatggccaaactcggccctccagatattttgggactacaattcccataatccctgaccactggtcctgttagccagggacgacgggagttgtagtcccaaaatatctggagggccaagtttggccatgcctgcattcTCTATCCATATAAaccagaggcattatcagagttcacgGAGGGTCTGGCAACCCCAAGAAAAACTACTAGCTTGCATTAGTCATTTATCGTCCACAAGAAACAAACAATTCACCCTGCAAAATATCCCCGCCTTGCTGCTTTTAGGAGATGGCTTTGTTGTAAGCAGGCTTGAAAAGAGTCACTCGCCTGGCAAATCTGTGCCAAATGCTTTTTTGGAGGCCTTGCAGAAACTGTAACAAGGCCTCGTTGGCTGCACAGGTTCCTGCAGACTCTTGCTGAAGGTGATGTCGGGAGAGCCCTGGTTGAGATGTCTCCGTACCAGCGAGAGCTGGCTCGCCTCCGGCTTGAGAGTCTGCGTATGGAAGAGGCGTGGTTGTTAGAGCAGAAGAGGCAGCAGGAATTGGAACGGACCCGAGGTCCCAAGCCTAAATGGTAAGTGGGGGTTGTCAAGCTGTGGGGGAGTggtaaggtgtgtgtggggggggggtctaaaaGCAGAGAATCTGGCAGGTAGATCACTGGGCAGCAGAGGGAGCTATTGGCTTGCTCTCTGCTGCGATCACTGTGGAAGACGGTTTTATGTTGCTTGGAGCTACAGTATAAAGGttctaaccatagctgtcaagttttcccttttctcgcaaggaagcctattcagtataagggaatttcccttaaaaaaagggagaacttgacagttatggTTCTAACTGGTTCCTCATTTCAGAGCAACTTATTTCCTGGCTACAGACTGAGGTTCATTGTTATAGCTACCATATAGGTTGCAATGTATTTGTTTTGGTCACTACAGTATGCATTTGGACACCACTTAAGATATTTTAACTGAAATtctgcatgatggttcctgagaccaAGACGCAGGTTTTCATCTGTGTTTAGATAaaactggatgccattttgaatcaagatggtggactgaacttttcaaaactcCACTGATttactgattttaaccactgttttcaaaactgcactgattctttggtttcttagaattcctagGCGATGGCCGGCATAAGTCACATGAAGACTAGCAGCATCTAAGTTAGGTTTTGCTTTTGATGAATTGTAAGGCCACCCAAGAGGCAGACAGAGAAATCTGGAGGACCTTTTGGAGCCATGAGCCACCATTTCAAATGTCCAGTTTATGCTATCCTTATCTACTTTCGCAGCTAATTGCCCCTGCTCTTTCTCTTGTCGTGAATTAGAGAGATTAGATGTGTATGATGGAGTGAGAATATAAGcataggtttatttattttttaagaacccATGGGATGTGTAGCCAGAGCCTCTGCGATCCCTtccatttttctctttttgtggTGGACAATGGGTTGCTCCTCCCACTTGCTTCACAGGCAGGGCTATGCAAACGAGGAGCCTTTCCCATTCCCAGTCCTCCCTACATCAAAGCACCAGGCCTTTCCTGGAACTTCAGTTCTGTGGGTTTATTGTTCCAGCTCATGTGGCTTGGGCTTGCGCGGCTTacttttgacacctgatgggTATAATGATCTGGGCTGCCTTTCCATACCTCTCACCTGCATGGTTGCCTCCCTGACCACCAGCCCTCTGAGACTTTGCCTGAATTAACCTCAGGAAACCCCAACTTGTGATCAGACTAAGTGACtcaattctctcccccacccccccacccctgtctcAAGGTATGAGATGCGGAACTCTCAGTTCCACTACGAAGCCCGCAAGAATAATGAACTGTTGAGAAACAGCCAGGATTTACAGTCCGTCTGTGACTACAGGCACGAGCTGGCAACAGCCTCCAAAGAATTCCGGCAACAGCCCCGCTCCACCCACCTGGAGTCCCATGGATAAAGACCAGTCTTCATAAACCGGCATTGTTGGGTGAGGATCTgagaacaccaaggttgcaggtttgatccccacaagggacagctgcctattcctgcatttttgggggttgggctagaattcccagggtcccttccaactctacaattctatgagaacTGTTCAGAAATGGTTGCCAgagcttttcattttcattttcctcctcccatcttgtccctttcccccttctatgttgcggtgtgtgtgtgtgtgtgtgtgtgtgtgtgtgtgtgtgttaagcttGTAAGCCCGAAGGTAAGGACTGCCTCGTTTTGATTGTATGTAattgctctgggagcctttttggctgaagagcggGGTACAGTTTCTCCAGATAAATCAACAAATGAACAAGCCAGCCTTTAACGTGCCTTTTGAGATCCCCAAGGTGTCTTTGTAGCAGCACTGTGCAAGTCAATTATTTTCATCCAAatagttgtgattttttttaaccttgggcctccagatgttatgaGGCTAAgatttctcatcatccctgaccactggtcctgctagctagggatcatgggagttgtgggccaaaaacatctggagggtcgaggttgaggaagcctgatctaaaagAACAACTTCTGCAGACCCTCAGGTGCTGAGATGGGCGGAGGGGGACCTCTTGGCAGTTCTGCCCTCAGGGGTGTCCGTGgtctgggagagggccttctcagtggcagctcctaacctgtggaactccctccccatagAACATTCATTATACATCTCCTGGAAAATGCTGGAGCTGCAcgtctttaccctggcttttgtcacttgaggtgtatatttttaggacccaccttatttctgtgattgtaagttgtttaaagtggtttttaatattgcgttttaatgctgtaacctgccccGGGACCTTAGAACGAAGGGTGGGGGACAAATACTAATCATAATCGTAATAATTCGGTACCTGCAATACTATCCTGTGGCTACGGTACCTGCAGTGGTGGCACTAGTGTGCAGCAATTTATTCATCTGGGATTCTACTGTAATCTGGGCTGACCCTGTTCTCTCTCCTTGCCCCTGTCTGCCACCATCCAAGAGCCCAGGACTAATCATTTTTCATGGACCATGCTATTCAAAAATATCTTTTCCCTAAGAGTCAAACACTGGATTTGAAAgctagggggggggaaccaacaggCACTTAGCTTAGGTCCCAATTGGAAATGCCTTCCAAATCAAACAGGTCGTTTGTTCTCTTGTTTAATTTACTGACTTCCAAAGGGATGCATTATAAGGAGACAGGGAGGCAATCTCTACCACATTAGCAAAACAACACATGGAAGAGTTGTGCAAGAGAGTGAAACGCTTTCCGGCTTGCAAGAAAGAATAAGGAAGGGGACATTTTCGATGGAGGGGAAAATCCAGGTC includes:
- the LOC118087268 gene encoding uncharacterized protein LOC118087268 isoform X1, encoding MLRREGRAWRRLELCGCGAVESPSGAGRGTGDSGKAVFYLLEVPKVCLSNSQRTNTAQNFSFSSLGRHQAPDKQGRSSPVEGENGSYSSRHMGEIPSIDNLEESLRKLQLQVDSLASSLRSHPNHERTVDLHPAADSGPFSSRWPVAPAGSYMESGVGGPAKTPVETEWFLKPKHLLKSLGEYSALTSLGLPTFATSPVNRLAGLLGSEIASQNSLHPSADFSFPLKPGAPHVIGVKSLLPPKTPVRASLLKRTSSSLDRGRSLSSSGTNREGSLSPANKRSRWLRSRSQSPKPAWRPSSAKANACAQPPPQLGKSGGSGSKSRSSRHSRSRIYRPGTLAAGSWIPSKAIERGVRSNPWTPYSLPSAAISSPIAQELNEQFLQTLAEGDVGRALVEMSPYQRELARLRLESLRMEEAWLLEQKRQQELERTRGPKPKWYEMRNSQFHYEARKNNELLRNSQDLQSVCDYRHELATASKEFRQQPRSTHLESHG
- the LOC118087268 gene encoding uncharacterized protein LOC118087268 isoform X2 — translated: MAEAGALRVRGSGVTLREVPKVCLSNSQRTNTAQNFSFSSLGRHQAPDKQGRSSPVEGENGSYSSRHMGEIPSIDNLEESLRKLQLQVDSLASSLRSHPNHERTVDLHPAADSGPFSSRWPVAPAGSYMESGVGGPAKTPVETEWFLKPKHLLKSLGEYSALTSLGLPTFATSPVNRLAGLLGSEIASQNSLHPSADFSFPLKPGAPHVIGVKSLLPPKTPVRASLLKRTSSSLDRGRSLSSSGTNREGSLSPANKRSRWLRSRSQSPKPAWRPSSAKANACAQPPPQLGKSGGSGSKSRSSRHSRSRIYRPGTLAAGSWIPSKAIERGVRSNPWTPYSLPSAAISSPIAQELNEQFLQTLAEGDVGRALVEMSPYQRELARLRLESLRMEEAWLLEQKRQQELERTRGPKPKWYEMRNSQFHYEARKNNELLRNSQDLQSVCDYRHELATASKEFRQQPRSTHLESHG